Genomic window (Drosophila sulfurigaster albostrigata strain 15112-1811.04 chromosome 2R, ASM2355843v2, whole genome shotgun sequence):
taaaattttaaagtgcAAACTTGATGTAGGTGTGTTTAATAAAAGGGAAAGGTGGATTtgattttttagtatattggcttatagttaaaatatattgtaatatgaaacaaaagtgaagaagatactaaaatataatgatGTAATGCTTTCATATTTAGAGTATTATAAACAACGATATTTAAGTGAAATCATTTATGGAGTGTAAATGTATAAAGCAACAATTTAATGGTAAATTAATTTCCTAAACATTTTTGTGATATTAAGACTATGGCTTGAAGTTAAATAGAGTATCcatgtaaaattaatattttcgaaaaggtaaataaaatgaaaaaatagaAGTCTTCGTCTTTTCTAAACCAATCCATTTTTCTCAATTCTAGAGTTACCtagttgtagttttttttatttactttattgaaCTGCAATCGAGTCTTTAGCTGATGTACAACTAAATCGAAATCTAAATCAATATGCCGAACAAAGTGTAGCGCAGAGTGGAGTGAAAATAAAACCGCAAAATTAATGAGCACCAACCAAATGAAACGATGCACAAAGTGTGCCGTCGGCTGCTcaagtcatcatcatcatccgctCTTGGTGGTGGGTTGAGTCCATCGtggcccacacacacactcacacacacacatgtgcagtGCCGCCAGCGGGGTGGCGGGATGGAAGTGGCATGTGACatgaggcatgaggcatgGTTGTTGCACTTTCGAAGCTAATGCAAACATACGCTTGTTTGCACAATGCTTcagctcctgctcctgttccCAGTGTTGCTCTCGGTCGAGCTCATCGCTGATGCTAATCGGCAGAGACAATTTAATCTctaatcaaaattcaaaatcgCAAATTTCCGAATCAGCAAATGAGAAATGCGAATTGCGAAACGAGCGATGATAAATGGAAAATCAAGTGGGTGGGTGCGACTGAAAATGCAATCATCAACCGACGGAGGAGACTTGTGCATTAATGAGGACATTAagccaaaagaaaacaacattGCCCGGAACTTGGTCGAGGCCGCAGCAATCTCTCCGAGTTCTCTTCCCTTAAGTGGAAAGCGCcctgtttgttattgtttgtgtcCTGGTACTATCGATTATAGCCCAATGGGAAAAATAGAGGAAAGTTGTGGGGTTTATTGACATTGCCAAAGGATTTTCACACGTTCCTGCGAGCTGCGTTCGTTtccaatatttaattattgatttattatgtAGAATATGGCAACAGCCAACTCCCGTGGAAGAACCTGCCAAGATCCCttcctcactctctctctctcagtctctgtgtgtgtttgttagctcattaaatgcaataaacgGCAACGCGTTAAccagcaaatgcaacaaagctaaacaaaacaaaagacaacacaacacaaaacaaaacgaatcgaatcgaaaagtaaatcaaaaaccaaaaccaaactaACGAGCTCCAAAGGATCGGCGCATTCTCTTTGAAGTGCAGCGTGCTTAaggcattaaaataaaaacaacaacaaagccaaagacgcagacgaagacgaagacgaagacgcaGTCGACGACGACTTTTTTATgatcatttgttgtttggttaCAGCAAACATATAAAAACTCCGGCCAGGAACTGTTCACAAACAAAAGCCGCACtcgccacagccacagcagacGCAATTCCAATTCCTATCTCGGTCCCAGTCTCGGTTTCAATCTCAGTTCTCAGCTTGGATGCTGAGTTTCCAGTTCAAGATTGTAAATGGGAACTCCTCTGTTGCTCTGTGCTGCATGTGCCGCATGACCTGCtgccagcaaacaaacaaaaaccaaaacccaacgaaaatataaaatactcaTACAGACTCGAAATTCACAAATCCCTTGCACCtttatttcaaaacaaaaatccaacgagagagagagagaaatgtgaaaacaaaaagcaagcGACGCACGACGCTCAGCAAACAAAACTCGTACGTAGAATTTGAATTCTGAGGGCTGCACTCCAAAAACACACTCGATCAGTActcacaaatacaaaaaacacttTGAATGCACCAACAGAGCGACACAGTTGATTTGTCAAGTCATTGTGTAATCATCACTAAGCCAAAGTCACAATACCGAGGATTGTCCAAGAAATTAGCATTAAATGTAGCACAACATGTCCAGGAAATGCAACaggaaattcaatttcagAACATGTCAAATTCAATGGAATTAATGATGAAACTTGACTTGAAACACAATCTAGTTAAATTTATAAGATCTacatattccaaatatatgaGTCTGCAACTTTGAAAGCAGATTATTACTTAAATCTTAagccaaatttaaatttattcaacaatttgttCGGTAtcgaaattatttatatatataatgtcactttttaatctaatttaattaaggactaattaatatataacCAATTTGTACTCAAATTTGTAGAACCCTTCAAActgttttcatatatttagaAACTTAAttagtatttcattttgtagatttgttttttcaaatgatttcaatataataattttcaaattgtaagtcaaacatacatatgtaaaaagATTCGATTAAAGGTtgaatgatttattatttaatgaacaataaattcaatactctatttttatttttaagaacttttgttttttcttttagtgtAACTCAGTGTAATTTTGCCTGATGTTTCtcttaatgtaattttttatgattttgcaTAGCATATTCATCCCGCTTTGCCAACGCAATGCTTGACCTACGACTAGAAGCTGTTAATTTTTGCGACTCTATTAAATTCTGCTTATGGCATTCAACTCGTACCCTGACAAACTCTTTTGATTGACTGCAGCTGAGATACTTTGACAACAGAGTCAGAGTTGGCACTGTGGGAAATGAACATAGAAATATCTCaggaaatatcaaaataataaacctCGCGCACACGCGTCGAGGACAACAGCGACGATGATGATAAAGATGATGACACGAGATGCGAAGAGACGGACACTGAGATTCAGAGTGCGACTGAAGTCGACAACGATGTGCCACAAATAAATACGCAGAGGAAGTTGCCACTCAACGCGGCGACGTCACAGGCAGAAATAATTCAAAGATTCTTTGTGACTCGAAGTATTTCGAATTCTCTTCGCAGTAAGTCGATTTATTTGGCCATCAAACATATTTAAAGCATTAACAGaggaaatacaaaagaaactTTTTAATGTTCCGAAGAACATTTGTAGccaatttttgttatatagagattttgaaattggaattcaTTGTAAGGGTGTGCAATAGTCGGTTCTGCCTCATCATGAGATATGATTTTTTTGAGTTTCCGCACTTTTATGTGGCCGTATTGTATAGACGAGCGTGCTGTGAGCGTGCATCAGGAATCGCACTTTAATTTACACTTGAAAGACTTTTCACGAATTTCTCTCACGGCGCGCGAAAAACGTGTCCGCAACAAATGAGCAGCGACGGTCCATAAAAAATAAGGATCTCCTCAGTAGGAAGGGAGAAACCAAAATCGGGGAAAAACTGAGAAACTGCGAAACTACGAAATGTCAGGCGTAATAATTCGATTGTCCACTCAAATGAAATCGAATGCACAAAATCAGATTCACAATCTGAAATCACAAATGCTGCGAAGGGTGAACTATCGGAAAAACGTTTCGGTAGCTGTAAATTGTGCAGAAGGAAGGGAAAATCATTTCCCAAGCAATAATAAAccataattgttgttgctctacCGATAAGCATattgcactctctctctgctctctctgCTCTGCACGACGTTCGCTCAAGTGTTAAGTGTCAGCTGCAGGATAAGTGCGTGCAGCGACAggatatttgtttgtttatttgctccTTGCAACGCAGTTCGTTGCTTGCTTTCAAAGCGTGTGTGCTTGTGCGATTGCAAACACATCAGTGGCAGGCACATTTTTAATGCATACTTCAAGGCAACATGGGGCATCAACAATTTCGATTCGATAGCGTCTGACATGTGTGTGCGAGGGTGTGCGAGTGTagcggtgtgtgtgtgtgtgctgagtCTTAACTGATAGACAGACGCCCACAATGACTAAACCAAAGTCAAGTTCCATTTTCGGGCTGCACTCTCCATATCTCAGCTGCAGCAGTCAAAGCCAAACTCAAAGAGGGTTCAAGAttttaattctaaaaatatataatactgaTGTCTATGTTGTTAATAtacattaacaacaaaagcttcagataatataactataatatacattaacaacaaaagcttCAAATAATATAACTATAAACAAGTGCAGGGTATTCTAAGGAATGTAAGTTACATAGGTTTTATTGTTTAGgaatatagatacatataacacaaaatatgcaaaattgacaaacatattttatactaaattaaatggCTAAGTATTTAATGTGAAGAATCTTTACTGAAGATGTAGacagcacaaatatttatggtcactaaaatattatcaatCACTCACATTTTTACTGATGAGATAAAACCATCACAACCATTcgtaataatttaaattatttttcattcaaattcaaattagttCCTAGTACTCAAAACATTCAGTATTGCTCAGTTTAGATTTAGTACCTAgcattatatataatatttcttaagTTAAGCATGATTTTGTTGGCTGTCGATCATGCtactttaattaatacatTAAACCCAGTCAGAATCTAAATTAATGATCATTGAAAGTCTGCTAGTTATTTGTTctaatttaaaacataaaaattataatttatacttAGGTTTGAAACCAGTATAGAAACCCTTTAATTGAATCACATGctctttcattttaaataaaattaactacACGGATTACATGTCCACTTTAATAGTCTTGCTTAACTCGAAAATTTGTCAGCAAATTGCGGAAATCAGATTGTAAGctggtgcagcagcagcaagtgttATTAACCCAAAAACCCATATTACTGGCAATTAGTTGCCACAAAAGTTTGGAATGACAACTGCGTGCGAGTAATCTGAGAGAGCTTTAGACAATTATTTATGGAACTGCATGTGACTCTTAGTTGGCTGCGTctccccccttcccctctccactctccactgaGCTGTGAATCCAGCTATCCTTGTGACTCTTTTGCTGTTGGCTAATTCTGGTGACACCGCATTAGTCAACACTTTTGTGCGCACATTTTCCAACACTTGAACTGATTTATGACACTTCACACAACTGAGCGCTTAATGTGATTAAGTTTTTTATCTAAAGCTCTACCAGACGCCAGAGGGCGCCACACATATGTAGCTGAACTGTGGCTTGACTCGCTCTCTGCTCGTAAAATGCCGACAAGTTGTGCTGTTTAGcttttaatgttattattaatatgctCTTATTTACTCAGCATGTAATGATCGTCATCGacatcatcatcgccatcgacatcgCCAACAACataaacatcaacatcaacaaattgtttgcactaATAATTTGTGCATCAAATTATTTGTCCCTAGAAACACGTCGAATCCACAGGCAACAGAGGCGGCATCCTGTTGCATCCTTCAGCATGAGACAGCATTCATGCAATTAAGTCAACAGCGTTGTGTGTTTGCAACATGGCAGTTACATGGTTTAGCTGTCTCGCATCCCCATCCCCCTTAATCCTTCTCTTTTCCATGAAATTCTGACTAATAAAATGAGAATTATGCCAGCAATAAAAGCGTTAGcaaattgttattgctttAATGTGTATTTGCCATGATTGTTGAGGCACAATTAAACTGGGAGACAATGTGTATCgaattgatttcaaattggCCCAAATCAAATGTATCTCAGACTTGTTAACACCAATCCAACTACAATTAAATCGTCTCTTGTATGGCCAACTAAACAGTCTCCGTTCCGTTCTTcacacatttttcatttaatgatGAACAAATAAAGCgtataataagaaaataaagtatCTTGAATTGTTTGTTGTGGAACAAAAAGTATCTGAGAACTATTAGAGCACGCGTATCCATGAGATGCTCGTTAGATCGAGTTTCTTTTCAGGTGTTTCGAATGATATTAACGAATGAAATTAGTGCAGCtaactttatatattatatttaatgatgCTCAAATTGCATTTCCCACTGATGGGTGATGATGAGAATTTTAACcgcattttttttcatttttttgtttggcctTTGCCTAACGGATCGCCAGTGCCATTAAAATGAACAAGAAAAGTCGTAAACTAAAAATTAGTTGAGagaatttacaaataaaatacaacaaggAAATTGTGGTGTGAACGACACGAAAAGATACTCTGTACATCAAGGCAAATATCTCttttcttctgctgctgataAAGAGTTAATACCCTTCTGgatagagtgtgtgtgaacaGGGTATAGACGAGTTGTGGGCAGTCAGCAGACAAAGATGAACAGTCGACCGACCGTGTGGTAATTAGAATTAAGAAGCATTAAAAGAAACTCAACAAAATTCACACAATGCGCTCAAAGCGAAAGTCGTAAATAAAGCCATAAAATTGTGCGAGTAAAAACGTAAAGCCAGTGACTGggttctcttcttcttctccatcTTGGTGAACTGTGGAAACTTAATTAGTTTCAAGAGCCAAGCAAAGAGGAAGAGTGGTCTCCAACCAAACGAGATAACAATTAGTTTGGAACTCTCGAACGATTCGAACTAATTTATGAATGCACCTTGTTGACAATGCCGCTTTTGGACAGCTCGTAAAAACATTTGGAGTGCCGAGTGCCCAGTGCCATAAAATAATCATGGTAATAATAACTAGCACAATGAATATCAAGAGTTCCCACTGTCACGACACACAGCTGCGTGGGTGAGCTGAGGGCTGAGCTGGAATTACAAGCTCGATTGATTCGCAATGCGAATGGCAAAGAAATTTCTTGATTACACTTATTCTCAACTAGCCCACAGgcaaattcaaataacaaacactattattttttgattatttttaccTAGTTTTTGTCAATTCctgtgctttgtttttttgtcaaGTGTAATCCCACATTGAATTGGGTTTGGGACCCGGCTTGTCTTCCTCAACGGAGAATAATAGCCAAGCCCAAGCTGTTGACATGCAATTTGTTCGAGCGTATTCAGTATTGCACTCATCCTGCTGTTCATCCTGATCCTCGCCTCTGTACCGTTTCAACCCCAAGGCACTCCGCACACAATTGACATTTGCCTTGCCAAGTGACAATGGCGGATTTACTTGGGAATGagactgcaactgcgactgcgactgcgactgagaatTCGGATTTAGCTGCAGGGACCTGGGCAGCTACAACTGcgactgcaattgcaactgcggCTTTGGCTTATTCATTTGTAATTGGACAtccacttttttttcttcctgtTGTCAAACATGCATTAAGCTCGAAGCAAATGTCATTCGTGATCTCTGAAATTATTTAGAGTTTAGCAGACTCtcccaaaattaaaatatatgctaTTACTAATACAATAAAAGTTTTTCTAACAGCCTTTTGATgaaaatctagtatattttgtattctatgtcATATTTGCCATGTACTACATATATCGACATTCCAAATATTCtgtatagtttagtatttttacggtatattattaagttaatatggttttattgaaaatgagtagcgaGTAACTCACACTCGAAGAAACTctattgtagctttcttacttgttttgatgTAGTCTCTGTATTGCGAACTTACGAGTTTATACTGCAAAAAGATTTAAAACGGCCAAAGTAACAACGTTGACAATACATtaaagtataattttaaatattaataatatttaattataaaataaattcacttatttcatctcatttctatattattatacccgctacccatagggtagaagggtattataactttgtgccgacaggaaatgtgtgtaacaggtagaaggaggcatctccgaccctataaagtatatatgttcttgatcagcgtcaacagccgagacgatctagccatgtccgtctgtccgtctgtgtgtctgtccgtctgtccgtatgaacacctagatctcagagactgtaagagatagagatataattttttttcgacagcatttgttatgtttgcacgcagatcaagtttgtttcaaatttttgccacgcctacttccgcccccgcaaatcaaataacaagcgtaattttaaagctaaagttacgaattttggtatatacaataacaattatagtagttatgattcctgaaaatttggttgcgatcagataaaaattgtggaagttattaaagaaatacttttgtatgggcaaaaacgcctacttactaggggtctgagttgctttggccgacaatctggcacattgtgccgtctatggtatattttggatggtgtactatattgatatagcaaacataccatttggtatatttttagtattttttttttagtattttcggtatattttgaaaataataccgcaatattttgcccttattaaaaatgggtagcgggtatctcacagtcgagcacactcgactgtaactttcttacttgtttttatttctgttttcgctataaattatatacatatattaggttggccaaaaagtcttgcggtatttccgATAGGTGTCTTTGCAAGCGCgtagttctagttctatttATCGAATCGGTTCATGCGATACCTTTTTGGAAAGCTCTTTTCCCGCGCTAACAcgtgtttattgttgtttgtcttgagTCGTTCGTGAGTTATAGCGTCACAAACATGgagcaaaataaagagaaacaacaacaacagaggcCGAATTGTCTTCCATCAGGACAACGCCAGGCCACACACATCTTTGGTGACGCGCCAGAAGCTCCGGGAGTTCGGATGGGAGGTTCTATTGCATCCACCGTATAGTCCGGATCTCGCACCAAGTGATTACCACCTATTTCTGTCCATGGCGAACGACCTTGGTAGTCGGAAATTGGCCACAAGAGAGTCCTGTGAAAATTGGCTCTCCGAGTTTTTTTGCCAATAGAAAAGCGAGCTTCTATAAGAGGGGCATTATGAAGTTGGCATCTCGTTGGGAACTCGTCATCGAACAAAACGGCGCATACTTGACTTAAATCGCATTATTCtaaccaattttatgaacaattgaaaattcaataaaaataccgcaagactttttggccaacctaatattaattttgaaacttaagaaataatagaaataataataataataaaataagttgtATGCCACAAAATATTGCAGAAAATATTAAGACAAATAGAGagtttatcaatattttaaaattataaaatcttgTCTGGTTTGCTTTAGACTGATATATCTGATATCTGTttagataaaaatataaaaaatatatgttaaaaaaatatattgattgatGAAAGCAATGACGAATGCCAGGACGATAAGCTCCAACTTATTGGTGAGGCAACAAACTCCATTTCGTAATATCCATTCTCGAAAATAGTAGACATTAGTGTATACATCAGGAATTGTTGCATGCCCAGTACGTATCCCGTGAGAGCAAATGCCCACCACTTTGTTATCGCATATTAACGGTCCACCTGAGTCACCACTGGAACTGCTGACTTCATAATTTTTGGGGTTTGAGACGCATATAAACAAGTCCTTTTTAAAGCCAAAGCTTCTTGAGGCACAATATGCGTCTGAGTGAATAGTTACATCTCCATTTCCGATATCATCAGGCAAGGGTCCATcctaaaaatcaaattgaagtgatgtatatttctattgtatattatagTTGCAAACTTACTTCCAAAATGATGCCCCATCCTATGACAGTACATAACTGTCCAGCTAATGGCTTTTCACTTGCTATAGGAATAATACTCACAAACTCTTCACTTAAGTCCAACTCATCCTTGAGCTTAATCAATGCAATGTCATAGATATGAACATTAAGTGCATTATACTTAGGATGCACTTTCACTGAGGCCACCGTTAATTCTTGGGTCTGTTTATTTCGTAGCAAACGGCGAGTTGTTCCAGCGACGACCTTTATATCCTTTGCGAACGTTATAGAACCCCtgtataaaaagcaaataaaatatagaagatccaaaaattgaaatattgaaatattgaaatattaatatataaatataatataccaattggctatatatagttatgtcgtgaataattgaaatataaatatatgctttccagaaagcataaaatatacaaaaatataccaatttgccatataacaaaatttcttgaatacaatttttatttgatcgcaatCGAAAGCTGAGGATCGCAATTGTTGCGTTTGTAACAATAAGTTttgtcaaaaaatgtaaaatctaTCTTTTATAGGTTCTGATAGTTAGATAGATCttcatatggacagacggacaagcTTATATCGTCTGCTGCTGACCCTGAAccagaatatatatactttatggggtagCAGATATCCTATTCTGCTTGTTACAaaacatttcctgcaggcacaatcTTATAGAACCCCTTCACCCTCTTATGTTCTCTGCTTTAAGGaaatgtgtgtgcaattt
Coding sequences:
- the LOC133836689 gene encoding trypsin epsilon-like, which encodes MYLSKLIVILAFLHYRYQHLNLLVDALLEDNLNIESAALRSNYKSFKNVLEEVKNTSEASLTKVKSKNESFANSSLVKTREDDEFVFLVVGGYRPEKNDLAKYVVSLRRVYNEENYGFGVGHFCCGSIISKKVILTAAHCLATRGSITFAKDIKVVAGTTRRLLRNKQTQELTVASVKVHPKYNALNVHIYDIALIKLKDELDLSEEFVSIIPIASEKPLAGQLCTVIGWGIILEDGPLPDDIGNGDVTIHSDAYCASRSFGFKKDLFICVSNPKNYEVSSSSGDSGGPLICDNKVVGICSHGIRTGHATIPDVYTNVYYFREWILRNGVCCLTNKLELIVLAFVIAFINQYIFLTYIFYIFI